Below is a genomic region from Lycium ferocissimum isolate CSIRO_LF1 unplaced genomic scaffold, AGI_CSIRO_Lferr_CH_V1 ctg6986, whole genome shotgun sequence.
TACAAGTGTTGTGCGATACTACTCTTCTTGCACTTTTTGTTGAGTCACAGTACGATCCGAGCTCCCGGTTCTGCCCGTGGGGCGTACGTGAGGGTGACATCTTTTAGTTATTCGGGGTGAGCTACTTGTCATCCGTGGCCACGAAGGGACCTCCTCCTcctattttgtttttgtattgacagacaatatgtagccttcggTATTTTCGGACTTATTAGTCcctatgttagcgctcttgtactTTGACCATTTTTTGgggttgtcgtgacatttcttgttatgataagtatttaagacttgataacttattcttaattaattttccgcttatttaacttgttattagtaatgtggttcgcctactcgaagggatagtgtaggtgccaccacgactcgcgaattgggtcgtgacagttatccttgtttattttcatgtcatgtttagcaagttaaggtatgctgggggccttgtcccagcaagtatgttttacAGTTCAGATTCATAATAGaagtttcatagactagtcagttaatTATGTCAATACTCAGAGTTggagccatctttggctcagtTATGATATTTTCACATTCACGTTTTATACAAGTATTTTACTAAATATATTATGACTTCCCATGTTCTATTAAGGCtcatcatgttttatgttatattcCTCTCATATTTATGCCCGTGTTGATTTAATGACCGTAatgttcgctcggtcacatgcgatTGCGGCATCTTAGTGCGTGTTACGAGCCATAGTTCGGGGCGTGACGAACATACGTTGACAACCCCTAAAATTTGTCAGCAAATTTATTTAGACACTCGAACTAGTATAATTTATTTCAATTGAGCACCTGAACACATGAGAAAGTTTTCATGTTAGACATtttaggtttgaatttggaaaaaaaatatccgCGTGTTTTCAAGCATCTATTTGGTAGTTAAGTCAACCACATTAAATAAGTCGTcttctttaattatacacatcaggCATCATTTAGAAAACGCTTGGGATTTTACAACTTGTTGATATGAatgcgtataattaaaggagttgTCATTTTATAAGTGATTTATTTATCTACTGAATAAGCATTTAAAAATACACGCAAAAGCCTattcaaatttatatatataaacattttaTTATGTGTTCAAGTGCTTAATTAGAACTAGCACTCGTTAGAGCGCCAAAAAAATTAGAGTAAATCATAAAAACTCTGGGAGCTAAACAAGCAAATATAGCTTGGGAATGACGTCAATGGAACTTTCCCTATAGGGCCCAAAAAGTTATTTTGCCTCTCCTTTTTTGTCCCTTCAAAGCTATTTGGGTTTTTCCGATTTGCAACCCATTTTaggcgtttttttttttgaccctTCTCTCTTTTCACAGACacattgcatttatatattttcttcatttctaaaacccctttttacccttttttattttattccctttttcggttgaaaaaataaaaagatatagGTAGAAAATCTGATAACCCTTTTTTGGGTTTAATCTGTtggcaaaagaaaagaaaaaactctTGTTTACACATGGCTGTTATGGATGAACTTGGAATTGATATCAGGttagaaagttgaaattttctAGCCCCAAAgaaaacttttatttttgtgtttggttttttatgttttcttttctgGTTGAATTTTGAGTAAATTAATGTAATATCTTGATAGATGGGAGGAAATCTGCCATCacttgacaaaaaaataataattgtagCGTTGATGATTTTTTGGTTTGTATTCCTTTaggttttatgttttttttgaGATGTTGGGTGTGTGAATTTACAGTCTTTTTTGGTTGAATTACATGAATTAATGGAATTTCTGATGTGGGTCCTgcttgaaaattcaagaaacgaTGTTGGATATTGAGAAATGAGTATTTGGTATTGTTGGACTTGTgttaaatcttgaattttgTGACACTTCGAGGATTATTGTATCTTTATTAGGtgtgtagtttttttttttccttcttttttttagtttcatttgGTTTGAATGGAGTACTGTATGATTGATGTTGATGGATTGGGCAACAGCTCGGATATTGAAGTCGATGACATAAGGTGTGACAATATAGCGGAAAAGGATGTGAGTGATGAAGAGATTGATCCTGAGGAATTGGAGAGGCGAATGTGGAAAGACCGTGTAAAGCTCAAGAGGCTTAAGGAAAGGCAGAAACTTGCAGCACAACAAGCTGCAGAGAAGCTGCAGAAGAACAAGCAAACGACTGATCAAGCTCGGCGGAAAAAGATGTCCAGAGCTCAAGATGGGATATTGAAGTACATGTTGAAACTTATGGAGGTGTGCAAGGCTCGAGGATTTGTTTATGGGATTATACCTGAGAAGGGTAAACCGGTTAGCGGTGCATCGGATAATATTAGAGCTTGGTGGAAGGAAAAGGTGAAGTTTGATAAGAATGGTCCTGCTGCAATAGCAAAGTATGAAGCGGAATGCCGTGCAAAAGGAGAGGGAATTGGAAAACAAAACGGGAACCCACAAAGTGTTTTGCAGGATTTGCAGGATGCTACCTTGGGGTCCCTTTTGTCTTCTTTAATGCAACATTGTGATCCACCTCAGCGGAAGTTCCCGTTGGAGAAAGGTGTCTCACCACCCTGGTGGCCATCAGGGAACGAGGaatggtgggtgaaaatggGGCTGCCTAAGGGACAGAAAACACCATACAAGAAGCCGCATGatttaaagaaaatgtttaaAGTTGGTGTTCTAACTGCTGTTATAAAGCATATGTCACCTGATATTGCAAAGATCAGGAGATTAGTGCGGCAGTCAAAGTGTTTACAGGATAAGATGACTGCAAAGGAGAGCTCAATATGGTTATCTGTTTTAAGCAGAGAGGAATCTACTATCCAGCAACCAACCAGTGACAACGGATCATCTAGCATAAGCGAGGCACCTAATAGAGGTCACGGTCAAAAGAAGAAACCTTCTGTTGATAGTGACAgtgattatgatgttgatgatgttaatgtCTCTGCTTCATCTAGAGATGAGACGAGAAATGAACCATTGGATGCTCCTCCTCTGAGTGCTGTTCCTCAATCTCACCAAGGTAAAGATGGACAACGTCGAAGAAGAAAACGTGCTAGGTTGAACTTTCAACAGACTGAACCTGATGACGAGGCTAGAAACACCTTACCTGATATAAACAATTCCAATGTGCAGCTTTCAGGGTACAATACAAATGAAAGCCAACCGGAGAACAATATTGTGGGAGCAAAGAAGCCTGTGGAGAAAAACTCTGCTGAATTACCATTAAGAGACTCCAACCTTTCCTTGGTTCCATCAGCTGATGCAGTCTCTACAGAGGATGCATTCGTTGGCAATGGGCCATCAATTTATCCAATGTTGGAAAACTCTGTTATCCCGTATGAATCAAGGTTTCATCTTGGAACTCAAGATTCTGTTGCGCAGCGCCAGCTTCATGATACTCAGTTGCAGAGCAGAACTCAGTTCTCTGGGATGAATAATGAACCTCGAAGTTCGATATTTCATTATGGACCTCCAAACAATGGGTTGCATAACGGACCTCAAAGTTCTGTCCTACATCATGAGCTACAGGATCCGAGTTTCACTCATGGATCTCAATATTCAAACTTGCATCAATCCCCTGTATATCAATATTATACACCATCGGCTGAATTTGGGTCAGCTCATGAAGAGCAGCAGTCTCACCTGGCATTCGGTCAACCTCAGATTAAGCCACGGGATTCTGGAGTTAGAAATGATATTTCTAGAGAGGACCATCGATATGGAAAAGACACATTTCAGAATGATCATGATAGACCTGTTGAGATGCATTTTGCATCTCCAATCACTAGTGGCTCACCCGATTATGCTAGACTCAGCAGTCCATTTAACTTTGAGCTTGATGTCCCAAGTGCGTTAGATGCTGGTGATTTGGAACTATTCCTTGATGAAGACGTTATGACATTCTTTGCTTCGTAGGCAGTTATGTGGAAAATACAACATTTAGAATGTGAGTTACAGAGAAATGAGCTTActctttcccttttttcatTGTTATTTAATAGTGATTTGATTGTATATTCTCACTTTTTTATGCAGGAACCACCTGAAGGCTGCGCCAACATATTGTGAACTGGAGTGAGTCCTCTCTCATAAAATGAGATCCTGGACTGTAAGTTATTGTACTAAGCTGTCAAATTGTAAATTCAGTGgcagaaaatcatttttttgtctCTTCTTAGCTTGTCTTTTACATGTTGTAGACTTGTGCTTCGCGTAATTGAGATAGTTTCTGATTGACTAAGGCAGGAAAGCTAGAGAtccttcttgttttctttaatCATAACGGCCTTTCTGGTCATgctaaaaaatattctttcaagTGCTACATATGATAATGGTTTTTGTATTTAACCTATTCTTGAGGAAAGGCGTTTGTACATGTTCCAGTAGCTCGTTTCGAGGTTCTTCTTCTCTATAATGTGGAGACCTCATCAACCTAATTAACATGCCAACTAGGCTTGACAAATTTGTTGAATGGTTTGTTAGCAGTATAGCACTACCCAGTTTGATTTTTTGTCTCACACTCTCACCTCCGTTGAGGGTCGTAAGGAACTACTTCATAAATTTTGAAGCCTCAGTGGCAGCTTGCACTAAACTTGTGCCGTTTGTTGTAGAAAATGGGTAAGGTAGGAGCGAAATTAAAGAGGAGGggaaacatatatatgtgttttctATTAGTAAATAAAAGAGTACAATTAAAATTGGGAATCTCTACAAGTGATTCGAGTCTTGACACCAACTTTTCAACCCTTGCTGAGTTGAATGGCATGGTGCAAAGGAGGAGGTAAATCTGTACACGAGATGAAATTTAACTAAATTCCCCTCCCCTTCCCGACTTTCAACCCATGAACAAACCATTATCTAGAACTTGAGCATGTGAAGGTTCTCTTGTAATGCCAAAGAGATGGCGTATTTTGAAGTTAGAGTTCTGATGTTTTTCATGTCACAAAGTCATTACTTGACCTTATGTCATTCCGAATAGCATATATAGGTTTCTTCAGCAAGGGTCTTTCATTTGCATTCAGTTGCAATAGGAAAGGTGATTAGGGAATATAGGTCCTCCTAGAAGGGAGGATACCATCTTAGTTACAATAGCTAGGCATCATTGTGGCATAATCTTATTGATCATTAACAGTGAACATATGAATAtccattctcaaaaattaaaatataaagagaCAGTTGGACATATGAATAAGTTCATTTGATGTTTCCTCTTAGGAATGCTTTATTGTTGTTTCTACATGTTGTGCTTTACCAACGAGAGTGAAGAGTCAAAATGAAATATTAAAAGAACAGGAAATCAGCAAGCATGGGGAAATCCCATAGTCCTAGATGAtatgaatttgaaaaaagtaaCAAAGTATAGAAGGTTTTCTGTATTTCTTTTATCCTAGTATGTCAAATACAAATGAGTCTGCTGAGTATGACTAATTTTGGCATCCAGTAAAGAGGTTGTGCATCTTtgattatgtttatgatgaaCCCTAAGCTAGGACGTAGAGGCTGCCTTTATATTGATTTTCTAATGGGTACATATTGCATATTgcaagaaaaatttgaaagcaAAATGCACTACTTTGACGAACTTAAAAGATCTTGGTGTTACTTTTCCTATTAACTTTTAGAGAGCAGAATgataagagaagaaaagaaactgTTTCCAAAAAGATTCGATTTGCTTTTTATTTTGGCCAACACATGCATTCCTTTGTCGATATATAACGAAGAAGTTCTAAAGCATATATCCAACTTATGTTGTCTTGTTGAACAAGAATATCTTGTGGTAGAACATACAGTAAATGATATCATTCGATAGAAGGTGCACGTAGCACTCGTAGATGTGAGAGAAAGTTGCTTGCAATGGTTTAGTCATTCCtaagctatgttgctcggaccctccaaattaaagatatgtataatgtatcaaaatgccctttaatcttgtggtcttaaaatGCCATGAGgatgttgaaattaaagagtagttgcaaattaggaaagagacattcttttgaaacaaattaaaaaagaaagtacgacaaacaaattgaaacatagGGAGTATTACTTTGTAAATAGCCAAGGTTCTTAAAAAAGCTGTCAAGGCTGAAATTACTAATATTCTAATATATATTCAGTTCTGGAcaacaaaacaataaaataaaaggtactCGACaacatcaatatcaatatgtatCTTGAATGATAAAAGCATAGTTAAAAGTTGTGGGGAACGCCAAAGCTATGCATGAAAAAAGTTGTGGGAAAtgccaaaccaaaaaaaaaaaaaaaagggaaaacaatgCTGTGAGCGAGAATTGAACTAGGGACCTTGGGGAAAATTTGAACCCCCTTAACCACTGAGCTAAGCTTTTCAGCTGTGCCAAAAGAATtcattatatgatatataggcataaaaatttaaatttgaccTTATATATACAGTACCCAGCCCTGGGTACGAAGTTTAAGATTGTGGTTTAAAACAAACCATGgacatttgtgtggctataaatctcattaagggtaaaatggaaagtttaaagttaaattgtttctaaatatagaaaggtgtcattaATTTTGGGACATATCAAAAAAGAAACAGTGTCCCACAAAATGGGATAAGGGAGTACAATATTCAGAATCAATGTAAACTTAAAGACAATATAGCccaataaaaggaaaaaatccaTATAGGCGATGCCAACTTGTTGGGGTTGGGACTTATagcctatttggccaagctttcaATTATGCTTATTTCAAAAAGTGCTTTTTGTCAGAAgtgatttttgaaaagtactttcgGAGAGTAGCTTTTTGTATTTGGCTAATCtatttgaaaagcacttttgccAATATTATAGCAGTAATTTGTGCTAGGCTAAGGTTCCAAAAGTGcttgtgggaaaaaaaaaaaaatactctttttagcttctgaaaacaACTTCTGCTACTACACAAAGAAGCTAACACct
It encodes:
- the LOC132045544 gene encoding ETHYLENE INSENSITIVE 3-like 3 protein isoform X2; amino-acid sequence: MAVMDELGIDISSDIEVDDIRCDNIAEKDVSDEEIDPEELERRMWKDRVKLKRLKERQKLAAQQAAEKLQKNKQTTDQARRKKMSRAQDGILKYMLKLMEVCKARGFVYGIIPEKGKPVSGASDNIRAWWKEKVKFDKNGPAAIAKYEAECRAKGEGIGKQNGNPQSVLQDLQDATLGSLLSSLMQHCDPPQRKFPLEKGVSPPWWPSGNEEWWVKMGLPKGQKTPYKKPHDLKKMFKVGVLTAVIKHMSPDIAKIRRLVRQSKCLQDKMTAKESSIWLSVLSREESTIQQPTSDNGSSSISEAPNRGHGQKKKPSVDSDSDYDVDDVNVSASSRDETRNEPLDAPPLSAVPQSHQGKDGQRRRRKRARLNFQQTEPDDEARNTLPDINNSNVQLSGYNTNESQPENNIVGAKKPVEKNSAELPLRDSNLSLVPSADAVSTEDAFVGNGPSIYPMLENSVIPYESRFHLGTQDSVAQRQLHDTQLQSRTQFSGMNNEPRSSIFHYGPPNNGLHNGPQSSVLHHELQDPSFTHGSQYSNLHQSPVYQYYTPSAEFGSAHEEQQSHLAFGQPQIKPRDSGVRNDISREDHRYGKDTFQNDHDRPVEMHFASPITSGSPDYARLSSPFNFELDVPSALDAGDLELFLDEDVMTFFAS
- the LOC132045544 gene encoding ETHYLENE INSENSITIVE 3-like 3 protein isoform X1 — encoded protein: MEYCMIDVDGLGNSSDIEVDDIRCDNIAEKDVSDEEIDPEELERRMWKDRVKLKRLKERQKLAAQQAAEKLQKNKQTTDQARRKKMSRAQDGILKYMLKLMEVCKARGFVYGIIPEKGKPVSGASDNIRAWWKEKVKFDKNGPAAIAKYEAECRAKGEGIGKQNGNPQSVLQDLQDATLGSLLSSLMQHCDPPQRKFPLEKGVSPPWWPSGNEEWWVKMGLPKGQKTPYKKPHDLKKMFKVGVLTAVIKHMSPDIAKIRRLVRQSKCLQDKMTAKESSIWLSVLSREESTIQQPTSDNGSSSISEAPNRGHGQKKKPSVDSDSDYDVDDVNVSASSRDETRNEPLDAPPLSAVPQSHQGKDGQRRRRKRARLNFQQTEPDDEARNTLPDINNSNVQLSGYNTNESQPENNIVGAKKPVEKNSAELPLRDSNLSLVPSADAVSTEDAFVGNGPSIYPMLENSVIPYESRFHLGTQDSVAQRQLHDTQLQSRTQFSGMNNEPRSSIFHYGPPNNGLHNGPQSSVLHHELQDPSFTHGSQYSNLHQSPVYQYYTPSAEFGSAHEEQQSHLAFGQPQIKPRDSGVRNDISREDHRYGKDTFQNDHDRPVEMHFASPITSGSPDYARLSSPFNFELDVPSALDAGDLELFLDEDVMTFFAS